The genomic DNA taggatcagcattgattcatggagagaccttcgtctggtcagctaacattactgccaagcagctgaaatatagagtgatattgtggttttagctgacgtgtgtcgcctcactgttttgagcgatgctcattcatgtctatgtagagcgagcacaagcgcgagcccgacgctgccttttgttgacttaacggccacaggtgtcgctgttaacaagcatttctgattcttacaaacagtccctttgaaTGGCAGAGATGGTACCCAAATGTACCCAAATGGACAATTTGAAGTTTCCACCTTAACATGCCTCTACTAAATTCTCCATCTTTGCTCTGCTTCCTTTTATTAGCATCATTTTCCGgaggtttctttctttcttttttggggagtttttccttatccgatgagagggttgtaataataataataataatacattttatttggtggcgcctttctggacacccaaggacaccttacaagaattaattaaaacatagacagataaaacaatataaaaacaacaggacatgacagagacatatttgttcagacacatatgatgggtgatgatgagtgctAGAGAGAGtatgccagtttaaacaggtgggttttgaggagggatttgaatgatgtgatatcttcagactgccggatgtgtggggggagtgagttccagagcctgggagcagagcagctgaatgccctggctcccatggtgctgaggcgtgaggtgggggtggtcagaagtccggctgatgatgagcggagggaacgggagggagtgtactcctggaggaggtctgtgaggtaggtgggggcgaggttatggagggctttgtaggtgagcaggaGGTTTGTGTAGTCaatccgggatttaacagggagccagtgcagctggatgaggatgggggtgatgtggtcggaggatttggtgcgggtgatgatccgggcggcagagttctgaatgatttggtgtctgttgagtagtttgatgggaatgccagagaggacagcgttgcaataGTCGATTCGGGATGTGACAAAAGCGTgaaccaggatttcagtgcAGTCTGTAAAGGACAGACAGtgttgtatcctgtacagattttAAAGCCctctgaggcaaatttgtgatattgggctgctatacaaataaaattaactTGACATCTGTCTGTGCACATCCAGATGTTgtgatatgttgttttttttagaggttTTGGGCTGCAACTGCATCATTAAAAAGGGATATTCACCCTAAAATCATACAGTTTTGTTAGGGGGAATTTAAGTCTTTCATTTATGCTGTGTTCCATCTTCATTTAGATATTCGCAGtaacatatacagtaaacaGTATATACTGATGCTTACACCTCTACAGAAATCTCACAAGTGTTACCTTTATTATGATACCAAGATTATTCAAATGGACCTTGTAGTTGCTGTAGTGGTTCATTTTCAAGCAGGGGCCTGATCCCTAGGGTTTAAGAGTATACATACAGCCCACAATGGTATCACTGTACATGTAACAGGGCTTGCTTGCTGTGACAAGCTTtgaataattaattataatcTCTAGTATGGCATCTGTGAGTGGGAAGAATCTAAATCCTGACAGCATTTTATCTTAaactttcaaataaaaatatctaCTCAATGGGTCATTTTAAGTTAAAATCTTTTATTGTAGATTGAAGAGAGCAGATAGAAATCTAGAACAAATAACCTCACAAGACAAAAGCATTTTCACATTGATACCAAAGACACACTTTCTATGTTACACATATTTAAGGcactttataatatatattaaatgtgTTGGAAAGCAGCAATAAAACCAGAAATTTGCTCCCAGGATGGATATCACACCATCAAAAGCTTGAAAGATTAAAGAGTAATTTAAAGTCTGTTTTACAGGGGGCAGATTATTTTATTACACTGAGTTGATCTTTAATAGCAGTGGGAGTGTTAGAACACAGACCAAAATACATGCAGTACAGAGAGTAACTTTATGACGCAGGGCCTCATGGAGTCCCTCAGCATGTCCCATTTAAAGGGGAAATATtaaagttaaatataaatgttacaTTGCCTCCCAGATTCTTATAAACAGATCTGTGCCTAGTTGTGATTGAGCCCAAAGCTGCAAAAGATAACGTGTTTCTAATTCCTTTTGGGTGATTTTGTAGTTCAGTGACTCAAGTGGAGCATTGAAACTTATTAGACATGGATCAATCTTTTTATCTGCACTGGCACTTTAATGCCCAGTGTAAATGGGTTAAACACAATCTGTATGTTTGGAATGTGTTTCTTAGAGCTTTGGTCTGTTCTCCGCAACAACATATATTCTGCCCCTCAGTCCTCAGTGTGCAACACCAAAACAAATCCCTTACAGGTGGAAATCCACTTGGCAAACTGTAAAATGCATCGATTCAATGCTTTGAAATTGACACTGACGTGATGCAGAGGGCCGAGTTGTTTGTACAAAATAATGGAACTAAAATGGAGTTAGTTGGAAACAGAGCAGCAAATCCATTTTAGGTCTGTAATAAAACTCTCTGAGCTCCACGACCCCCAAAACCCCCCAATGGAAGACAGTGATGATGTTTCAACAGGGCCAGCTCAGTCCGAGTCCTCGTCGTCCAAATACTCTTCAGCGTTGCTGAGCGTGCGGGTGatgtctgggaaaaaaaagagaaatggaCAGTTAATGACAATATTTCACTGCTTATATTTATCCACAAAACCTCTGAACCGTAAAGTATTAGTGGCCGAATGTCTGttgcatgtgtgtttacagaGCTAGTTCACAATAAATACTCTGCATGAGAGTCTCATTCGTGATGTGAATGAAGTTTAATTCTGGATCCAATGACCACACGTAGTACTGTTAATTCAAGGAGTAGAAAGAATAGAAAGACAGTCTATAGTAACTGGTCTTTGAGTCTCTTACCCCTCATACCCGTTTTCCAACAAGGACCTGTGTTTGCCAAAATGGGGCTGACCCCCCAAAAGTATCAAACCTGATTACATTCAACACCCCAATTTCATGCCGTTTACATGATGGATTAGGCTAATCTCAAGCATTGTCTAAGCTTATTGCTGGACATTTGCCTTCCACTGACTGGAGTGTGTGGCCAGTCCTGGTGATACCCTATGTGTGAGTGCTGCGAGGCTGCCCCCTAGTGGCAGCTGTACTTACTGCCTCCCTGCTTTCTCTTGATAAGTGAAGCACACATTGCGTTGGTGGCCATCTCCAGAGCCAGCTTATTCTCATTGTTCCGGATGTCTGTCCTCGGATCTGAAATAAACATGATCGCACTAAAAGACTAGAAACTACATACTACAGAAAGACACACAAGATGACCCGCCGGCCAGTTACTTTTTCATAAAACCAAATAAGAGACGTGGCCAGATACTCACCCTTGGTCAGCAACATTTCCACAATGTCATTATAACCCTTCCAGGCAGCAGCGTGCAGGGGGGTGTCCCCAAGTTTATTCTGAAACACAAAGCGTCAACTTCACTGACAAACGTCCTGACAAGCATTAACTACACGTGTGACCAAACCCCAAGGTGTGACCCAAACCacagctataaaaaaaaatggttggTTTTTGATGCCTGAAATACAGACGGGTGAcaaattcaaaagaaaaaaaacaacaacctaaaGTGTCTAAGTAAGTAATAGTGAATTTACTTTCATGCTTGAATGAGTTTTTAAACCCATCTTACCTGCTGGTTGAGCTCCACGTTGGGCTGGCTTAGCAACACCTCCACCACATCtgatacagaaataaaaaaagagaacttTAAGCGACGGATTGAGTGAAGAGTTAGACATGCATCACATAACAATTATGCAGGAACAATGGAGGGACACAGAAGAACTGGAACACTTCCATAGACCCGAGTTCCTGTTTTTCTGTACGTCACTTCTCATGTAAAACAAATCTGCCAGTGTGGAACAATTAAAGATTGATGAAATTACATTCAGTCACTGTCTTTTAAAAGAAGCTGACATTTTTGTGGCCTTAATCCAGGCTATGTCCATATCAAAAGGTAAGTGTTAATATGTTTTAAACACCCCAATTCTTGTTACCTTTATGTCCTCCGTGGCATGCCCAGTAGAGGGCAGTGTTTCCCGCCTTATCCAGCCCATTGATTCCAACCTTGTTCTCCACACATTCCCTCAGCCAGCTCAGATTGCCTGTTTAAATACACAGATATGTGCGTATATACACAAAAAGCACAGAGTTGAATGAAGAAGACTATTAATAATGCAAACAGCTCTTCATCAGTAACAGAAAAGACGTTATCAAGGTTAAagttgcttttattgtcttcaGAAAGAAAGATTTGTCTTGGATGTCAtgtcacaaaaaataaataaataaaacacattgaATAAATTGAGATGTAGAGATAATTGTCGCACCTCGTTTGGCTGCTTCGTGCATTGGATTGTCGATAGACTCTGCCTGCTCAGCCACTAAAGAAatcaagacaaaacaagactatTAGTTCATTATATAAGATTCTCTAATAAGGGACAATTACAAGAGACAAATGTCTGTATTAAGTAATATTTTAGTCAGCGCATACATGTAATGAAATTCAAAGTTGGTCCGTCTACATTGTCTACT from Sebastes fasciatus isolate fSebFas1 chromosome 6, fSebFas1.pri, whole genome shotgun sequence includes the following:
- the ostf1 gene encoding osteoclast-stimulating factor 1 gives rise to the protein MSKPPPKPAKPGQVKVFRALFTFDPRTPDELFFEEGDFLYISDTSDSNWWKGTCRGRTGLIPSNYVAEQAESIDNPMHEAAKRGNLSWLRECVENKVGINGLDKAGNTALYWACHGGHKDVVEVLLSQPNVELNQQNKLGDTPLHAAAWKGYNDIVEMLLTKDPRTDIRNNENKLALEMATNAMCASLIKRKQGGNITRTLSNAEEYLDDEDSD